The sequence below is a genomic window from Rhodococcus sp. 4CII.
GTGTGGGCGGGTTCTGCACCGCCCTCCTTCCCGGAGACCGAGGGCGTGACCTGAGTCACGCTGCGGATGTGACTGTGTTCCCTTCCGGCATCCGGCGTCAAGCAAGAAGGGAAAGCCCCAGGAAATCGGTCCACATTATGAAATTGTTGACCGAGATCCAGATCACCTCTTACTGTCGTTTGCATGGCCAGCAGGCCGATCATCCATTCCACTCTTGCTAAATGCGAGTTCAGGGGGATTTCACAATGCGGAACGATTCCAGTGATCCGGTGTCGGTCCGGGCCGGCCGGGACGCACTTCCGGGTTCGCAGAGTGTGCGCCGCGCCCTCGATCTGCTGTCGATGGTGGCGGGCTTCGACCGCGTCGGCGGACTGTCCCTGGCGGAGCTCGCGTCCGAGAGTGGACTCAGCAAACCGACGGTGCACCGGTTGCTGTCGGAGTTGGTCAGCACCGGCTACCTCGAGCAGTCCGAGGACAGGCGGTATCTGCTCGGCCCGGAGGCGTACACCGTCGGCAGCGCCGCCGAACGGCGGCACGGCTTGCAGCAGCAGGCCCTGGCCTCGGTGATACGGCTGGCGCAGGTCTCCGAGGACGCGGCGTTCATCTCGGTGCGCCGCGGCACCCACTCGGTGTGCCTGCACCGGGAGGAGGGAACGTGGCCGATCCGCAGTCACGTACTCCAGGCCGGTGACCGGTACCCGCTCGGAGTCGGAGCGCACGGCTCGGCCCTGCTGGCGGCCCTGCCGCCGCAGGTCGCCGCTAGTGTGATGGCGGCCAATGCACCCGAACTCGCCCAGCGCTATCCCGAACTGACCCCGGACCGGTTGCTCGAACAAGCCGAGCGGACCCGGCGGCGCGGCGGCATCGCGGTCAACGAGGGCATGGTCGTCCCCGAATCGTGGGCGATCGGAATTGCCGTCCTCGACGCCCACGGCGAACCCGCACTCGCGCTGAGCATCGCGGCCATCAGCTCCCGGATGGGACCCGAACGGCAAGCGCGGCTGGCGATCCTGCTCAAAGAAGAAGCCGCCCGCCTCGCCCCCACCCTGCGCACCGAATCTTCAGCCATCTAGCGACCACCACCTGCGGCCATCAGCTCGTCGCCGCACCACTGACAACGGAGAGAACATGACATCTCGCACCTCCATCATCGGATGGGAACACTCCAAATTCGGCAGACTCGACCAGCCCGACGTGACCGCTCTGATCGGGTCCGTCGTTCCGGGAGCGCTCACCCACGCCCAGGTGGCGCCCGACGAGGTCGACGGCATCTTCGTCGGCGTCTACAACAACGGCTTCTCCGACCAGGACTTCCAGGCGTCCCTGGTGTCCCTGCCGATGCCCGAATTCCAGCACACCCCCGCGATGCGCGTCGAAAATGCCTGTGGCACAGGAAGTGCCGCAATCTATGCGGCGTGTGACTTCATCGACTCCGGGCGCGGCGACGTCGCGCTGGTCATCGGCGCCGAGAAAATGACCGCGGTCGACACGCCCACCGCCGGGCAGATCCTGCTCTCGGGTTGCTACCGGCCCGAAGAATCGCACGTCACCGGAGGATTCGCCGGTGTCTTCGCCGGGATCGCCCGCGCCTACGCCGAACGCTACGGAGATCCGAGCGCGGCAATGGCCGCCATCGCCGCCAAGAACCATCACAACGGCATGAGCAACCCGTACGCCCAGCTGCACAAGGATCGCGGCTTCGAGTTCTGCAACAGCGTCTCCGACAAGAACCCCTACGTCGCGCATCCGCTCCGGCGCACGGACTGCTCCCTGATCTCCGACGGAGCGGTGGCGCTGGTGATCACCAGCGCCGACCGGGCGCAGGCCGCACCGCGGCGGGTGGCGTTCCGCTCCCGCGCCCACGCCAACGACTTCCTCCCGCTCTCGCGGCGCGACCCGATTGAGTTCGCCGGCGCCCGCCTGGCCTGGAACCGGGCACTCGAGCAGGCGGCGACCTCGACCGTCGACCTCGATTTCATCGAGACCCACGACTGCTTCACCATCGCCGAGCTGATCCAGTACGAGGTGTTCGGACTGGCCGAGCGCGGCCGAGGACACGAGGTGGTCGACGAGGGGCTGGCCCTGCCCGACGGCAAACTTCCCATCAATCGCTCCGGCGGCCTGAAGGCCAAGGGGCATCCGATCGGCGCCACCGGTGTGTCGATGCACGCGATCGCCGCCATGCAGCTCACCGCCGAGGCCGGCACCTTCCAACTCCCCACCGCAGATCTCGGAGGCGTATTCAACATGGGCGGTACCGCCGTCACCAACTACGCCTCCGTGCTGGAGAGGTGGTGACGAGCATGAACGCCACCACAACGCTCACCCCGACCCTCGGCCTGCAGCGCACCACCAACCTGGCCACCCTGCTCACCCAGACCGCGGCCCGGCTGCCGGACCGGCCCGCCGTCATCCGCGGCGACACGACCTGGACGTGGGCGCAGCTCGACCACCGCGTCAACGCGCTCACCGCCGCGATGCGCGGCCACGGCCTCACCGCCGGATCGGTGGTGCTGCTGCACAGCCCCAACTGCATGGACACACTCACCGTCTTCTTCGCCACCTGGCGACTCGGCGCGATCATCGTCCCCACCAACTGCAAACTGGTGCCCGACGACGTCGTCCCCCTCGCCGAGACCGTGGCACCCGACCTGGTCATCTGCCACGACACCTGCCAGCCCCACGCGCAGGCCCTGAGCCGGTACGAGACCTGGGCGATCGGCGACGACCGCGACGCCGCACAGTTCGGCAGCGCCCACGTCGCCGAACTGATCGACAAGCATCAGGCCGACCCAGCCAGCATCGACGCACCGGTCTACGTCGGAACACCGGCCTGGTACTTCTTCACCTCCGGGACCAGCGGACGGCCGAAGGCCGCGATGCTCAACCACGACCAGATGGCGTTCGTGGTCACCAACCACCTGTGCGATCTGATGCCGCACCTGACCGACCGCGACGCCACCCTCGCGCTGGCGCCGCTCTCCCACGGGGCCGGGGTCCACGTCCTGACACACATCGCCCGCGGCGCCGCGGTCGTGCTGACGATCGGTGACACCCTCGACGCCGAGGAGGCGTGGGCGCTGATCGACCAGCACTCCGTGTCGACGATGTTCACCGTCCCGACCATCCTCAACAAGCTCGTCCAGGCCGCCGGCAACCACGATCCGGCCACCAGTAGCCTGCGCTACGTCGTCTACGCGGGTGCCCCGATGACCTCGCGTGACCAGCGGATCGCCATCGACGTCCTCGGTGAGGTCCTGGTCCAGTACTACGGCCTGTGCGAGGTCACCGGAAACATCACCGTCCTGCCCCCCGAGCTGCATGGGAAGACACCCGCACCCGACGGCATCGGCACCGCCGGCTACGCCCGCACCGGGATGACCATCAGCATCCAGGATGACGACGGCCGCGAACTGCCCGCCGGGGAGCGCGGCGAGATCTGCGCTGCCGGGCCGGCCGTGTTCGCGGGATACCTCGACAATCCCGAGGCCAACCGGAAAGCCTTCCGCAACGGCTGGTTCCGCACCGGCGACCTCGGCTACCTCGATGCGTCCGGGCTGCTGTACATCACCGGGCGCGCCTCGGACATGTTCATCTCCGGTGGCTCCAACATCGACCCCCGCGAGGTGGAAGAGAAGCTGCTCAAGCATCCGGATGTCGAGGCGGTCGGTGTCGTCGGCGCCCCCGACCCGACCTGGGGCGAAGTCGGATACGCCCTCTGCGTCGTCCGCCCGGGATCGGACCTGACCACCGACGAGCTGGCGACCTGGTGTCGATCGAACATGGCCCGATACAAGGTGCCCAAGCGGATCGAATTCATCGCGGCACTGCCCACCTCCGGATACGGAAAGGTCACCACCATCCTGCTCAAGGAGGAGTTCATCCGGTTGGGTCTGTGGCCGAGCGAGGCCGCCTCGTGAGCGCCCCCCACACCTCGCTGCTGATGGGTGTGCCGCAACTCGAGCACCCGGGACCGCCCGCCGCGCGGCGCGTGGATGCGTATCCTGCCACCCTGCATCACCTCGACACCGAGCTCCCCGCGGGCCGGTCGTTGCTCCCGGCCCTGCACGACGCCGTGTTCGAACGCGGATTCACCAGTGCCTTCGGGGAACTGCGCGGGGGAGGGTTCACCGAATTCGACTACTACATTCCCTCGATCTGCCACGCCGGCACGAGTGTGGCCACCTTCAGCGAGCCCCGGCGCGGACACGGACCCGCGGCGTTCGTCCGGGGTGGGGTGACCATCGGCAAGCGCGACGGGAAGGTCTTCGCGCACTGCCACGCCATGTTCGTCGGCGCCGACGGCATCATGCGCGCCGGGCACCTCATTCCGGACTCGGTGCTGCTCGGCGCCGGTGTGCGGGCCGACCTGTACGCCACCGCCGACGTCGCCATGACGGTAACCCCGGACCCGGAGATCAACTTCCCGGTGTTCCAACCACAACCGGTCCACGAAACCACCACCACCCACGAGGGTGGGCTGCGCTCGGTGGTGGCCCGCATCCACCCCAACGTCGACATCGTCGCCGCCGTCGAGCACCTCGCCGAAACCCACCGGTTCGACACCGCGATCGTGCGCGGCAAGGTCGGCTCCTTCGTCGGCGCGACCCTCACCCAGGGCGATCACGTCATTACCGCACCCGGGCCCGCCACCGAAGTGATGTACCTCGACGGGGCGGTCACACCCGACGCCGACGGCCGACCACGTGCCGAGTTGTCCTGCGCTGCAGTGGGAATCGACGGAAACGTGTACACGGGGTCGGTGGTGCGCGGCCGCAACCCGGTCGCCATGACCTTCGAGCTTGCCCTGTCCGAACCAGATAGGACCATCCAGTGATCGACATCCTCCGACAGACCACCCCGCCGCGGGACAGCGGTGACGCATCCCTCGACGGGAAGGTCGCCCTGCTGTTCGGTGCGGGCACCGCACCCGACGGGTGGAGCAACGGCGGCGCCGCCGCGCTGACCTACGCCCGCGCCGGCGCCACCGTCATCTGCGGCGACATCGACGCCGCGGCCGCGACCCGCGTCGCGGACGCCATCACCGCCGACGGCGGCACGGCGACCGCACTGCAGGTCGACGTCACCACCGAAGACTCCGTGGCCGCCGCCGTCGCCACGGTGATCGACCAGCATCACCGTGTCGACATCGTGCACAACAACGTCGGCGTGACCAGGATGGGAGATCCCGTCAGCCTCTCCACTGAGGACTGGCGCCGCGCGCTCGACATCAACCTCACCAGCGTCTTCCACTCCTGTAAATACGTGCTACCGCACATGCGCGAGGCCAAAACAGGGTCCATCATCAACATCTCGTCACTTGCCGCCATCCGCCACACCGGACTGCCCTACAGCTCCTACTACGCGACGAAGGCAGCGGTCAACCATCTGACCAGCACACTCGCCGTCGACGAAGCCGCCCACGGTATCCGAATCAACGCCATCATGCCGGGACTGATCGACAGTCCACTGATCTACCGCCAGATCGCCGGCCAGTACGCCGACGCGGACGAGATGGTCGCCGCCCGCAACGCGATCGCCCCCATCGGCCGCATGGGCACCGTCTGGGAACTCGCCGCCGCCTCCCGCTTCCTGGCCAGCGACGCCGCCAGCTACATCACCGGCGTCTGCCTGGCAGTCGACGGCGGACTCGGAACGCGGTGCATCGCATGACCGACACCCTGACCGCCGCCGCGGCATCCACCGCACTACTCGACGCCCTCCCCACGAGTTGCACCACGACCGACCCCGCCATCCTCGAAACGTACTCGCGGGATCAGGCCAGCTGGGCGACCCACGGCACCCCCATCGCACTCGTCCGCCCCACCACCAAAGACGAAGTGCAACAGACGGTGCGCGCCTGCTACGAGCACCACGTGCCCGTCGTCGCCCGCGGCGCCGGCACCGGTCTCGCCGGAGCGGCGAACGCCGTCGACGGTGCAGTCGTGATCTCGTTCGAGAAGATGAACCGCATCAAGACGATCGACACTCTCGAACGCTTTGCCGTCGTCGAACCCGGTGTCGTCAACGACGACCTGCGGGCCGCCTGCGCCACCGAAGGGCTCTGGTACCCACCCGACCCCGCGAGCTCTTCCTGGTCCACCCTCGGTGGGAACGTCGCCACCAACGCAGGCGGCCTGTGCTGCGTCAAGTACGGCGTCACCCGGGACTATGTGCTGGCCCTCGAAATCGTCACCGGAACTGGCGAACTCACCACCGTCGGCCGCCGTACCGCGAAGGGCGTCGCAGGGTACGACCTGGTCGGACTCCTCACCGGGTCCGAGGGCACCCTCGCTATCGTCACCGAGATCACCGTCCGCCTGCGCCCCCTGCAAGCGCCGCCCACCACGATCGTCGGTTCCTTCGACTCCACAGTCGACGCTGGAAACGCCGTCCGCGCCGTCGCCCGCGCCGGACTCACGCCGGCAGCCCTCGAACTCATGGACCGCCACTGCCTCGAAGCGATCGACCAGTGGAAAAAGATGGACCTGTCCACCGACGCCAACGTCCTGCTCCTCGCCCGCACCGACACCCCCGGAGACACCGGTGCCGAGGAGGCCGATGCCATCGCGGAGTGCTTCACCAGCGCCGGCGCCACCTGGGCGATGCGCTCGAGCGATCACGACGAGGCCGAAGCTCTGTTCGCCGCCCGCAAACTCGCCTACCCCGCCGTCGAACGACTCGGCAACGTCCTCACCGAAGACGTCTGCGTCCCGAAAGACCAGCTGCCCGCCATGCTCGCCGCGGTCGAGGACATCGCTCACCGCAACGACACCCTCGTCGCGACCATCGCCCACGCCGGCGACGGCAACCTGCACCCGCTCATCGTCACCACCCCCGGTGACACCGACCAGGAAGCCCGCGCCCACCGGGCGTTCGAGGAGATCATGGACGTGGCACTCGACCTCGGCGGCACCATCACCGGCGAGCACGGCATCGGCACACTCAAAATGAGTGGCCTCACCCGGGAACTGCCCCTGCCGGTGCAGGCAATGCAGACCGCCATCAAAAACGCCCTCGAC
It includes:
- a CDS encoding IclR family transcriptional regulator, giving the protein MRNDSSDPVSVRAGRDALPGSQSVRRALDLLSMVAGFDRVGGLSLAELASESGLSKPTVHRLLSELVSTGYLEQSEDRRYLLGPEAYTVGSAAERRHGLQQQALASVIRLAQVSEDAAFISVRRGTHSVCLHREEGTWPIRSHVLQAGDRYPLGVGAHGSALLAALPPQVAASVMAANAPELAQRYPELTPDRLLEQAERTRRRGGIAVNEGMVVPESWAIGIAVLDAHGEPALALSIAAISSRMGPERQARLAILLKEEAARLAPTLRTESSAI
- a CDS encoding acetyl-CoA acetyltransferase; protein product: MRPSARRRTTDNGENMTSRTSIIGWEHSKFGRLDQPDVTALIGSVVPGALTHAQVAPDEVDGIFVGVYNNGFSDQDFQASLVSLPMPEFQHTPAMRVENACGTGSAAIYAACDFIDSGRGDVALVIGAEKMTAVDTPTAGQILLSGCYRPEESHVTGGFAGVFAGIARAYAERYGDPSAAMAAIAAKNHHNGMSNPYAQLHKDRGFEFCNSVSDKNPYVAHPLRRTDCSLISDGAVALVITSADRAQAAPRRVAFRSRAHANDFLPLSRRDPIEFAGARLAWNRALEQAATSTVDLDFIETHDCFTIAELIQYEVFGLAERGRGHEVVDEGLALPDGKLPINRSGGLKAKGHPIGATGVSMHAIAAMQLTAEAGTFQLPTADLGGVFNMGGTAVTNYASVLERW
- a CDS encoding AMP-binding protein — translated: MNATTTLTPTLGLQRTTNLATLLTQTAARLPDRPAVIRGDTTWTWAQLDHRVNALTAAMRGHGLTAGSVVLLHSPNCMDTLTVFFATWRLGAIIVPTNCKLVPDDVVPLAETVAPDLVICHDTCQPHAQALSRYETWAIGDDRDAAQFGSAHVAELIDKHQADPASIDAPVYVGTPAWYFFTSGTSGRPKAAMLNHDQMAFVVTNHLCDLMPHLTDRDATLALAPLSHGAGVHVLTHIARGAAVVLTIGDTLDAEEAWALIDQHSVSTMFTVPTILNKLVQAAGNHDPATSSLRYVVYAGAPMTSRDQRIAIDVLGEVLVQYYGLCEVTGNITVLPPELHGKTPAPDGIGTAGYARTGMTISIQDDDGRELPAGERGEICAAGPAVFAGYLDNPEANRKAFRNGWFRTGDLGYLDASGLLYITGRASDMFISGGSNIDPREVEEKLLKHPDVEAVGVVGAPDPTWGEVGYALCVVRPGSDLTTDELATWCRSNMARYKVPKRIEFIAALPTSGYGKVTTILLKEEFIRLGLWPSEAAS
- a CDS encoding PCC domain-containing protein, producing MSAPHTSLLMGVPQLEHPGPPAARRVDAYPATLHHLDTELPAGRSLLPALHDAVFERGFTSAFGELRGGGFTEFDYYIPSICHAGTSVATFSEPRRGHGPAAFVRGGVTIGKRDGKVFAHCHAMFVGADGIMRAGHLIPDSVLLGAGVRADLYATADVAMTVTPDPEINFPVFQPQPVHETTTTHEGGLRSVVARIHPNVDIVAAVEHLAETHRFDTAIVRGKVGSFVGATLTQGDHVITAPGPATEVMYLDGAVTPDADGRPRAELSCAAVGIDGNVYTGSVVRGRNPVAMTFELALSEPDRTIQ
- a CDS encoding SDR family NAD(P)-dependent oxidoreductase; the encoded protein is MIDILRQTTPPRDSGDASLDGKVALLFGAGTAPDGWSNGGAAALTYARAGATVICGDIDAAAATRVADAITADGGTATALQVDVTTEDSVAAAVATVIDQHHRVDIVHNNVGVTRMGDPVSLSTEDWRRALDINLTSVFHSCKYVLPHMREAKTGSIINISSLAAIRHTGLPYSSYYATKAAVNHLTSTLAVDEAAHGIRINAIMPGLIDSPLIYRQIAGQYADADEMVAARNAIAPIGRMGTVWELAAASRFLASDAASYITGVCLAVDGGLGTRCIA
- a CDS encoding FAD-binding oxidoreductase, translating into MTDTLTAAAASTALLDALPTSCTTTDPAILETYSRDQASWATHGTPIALVRPTTKDEVQQTVRACYEHHVPVVARGAGTGLAGAANAVDGAVVISFEKMNRIKTIDTLERFAVVEPGVVNDDLRAACATEGLWYPPDPASSSWSTLGGNVATNAGGLCCVKYGVTRDYVLALEIVTGTGELTTVGRRTAKGVAGYDLVGLLTGSEGTLAIVTEITVRLRPLQAPPTTIVGSFDSTVDAGNAVRAVARAGLTPAALELMDRHCLEAIDQWKKMDLSTDANVLLLARTDTPGDTGAEEADAIAECFTSAGATWAMRSSDHDEAEALFAARKLAYPAVERLGNVLTEDVCVPKDQLPAMLAAVEDIAHRNDTLVATIAHAGDGNLHPLIVTTPGDTDQEARAHRAFEEIMDVALDLGGTITGEHGIGTLKMSGLTRELPLPVQAMQTAIKNALDPRGILNPGKVLE